From the Actinomycetota bacterium genome, one window contains:
- a CDS encoding 50S ribosomal protein L9, whose product MKVILVTNVEGLGARGEIVEVKDGYANNYLIPRGFAVRSTKGKAKEAAQLAREKMAKADRELKRAEDAAQLISGRTFEIAAKVGEEGKLFGTITAKDIANLLEEEINVKVDRKKVHLDEHIKTAGFHEARIKLHPQVEAIVHIKVIPG is encoded by the coding sequence TTGAAGGTTATCCTGGTAACCAACGTCGAGGGCCTAGGCGCCCGCGGCGAGATCGTGGAGGTAAAGGACGGCTACGCCAACAACTACCTCATCCCGAGGGGGTTCGCCGTGCGCTCCACCAAAGGCAAGGCCAAGGAGGCGGCCCAGCTCGCCAGGGAGAAGATGGCCAAGGCCGACCGCGAGTTGAAACGCGCGGAGGACGCCGCGCAGCTCATCTCCGGCCGTACCTTCGAGATCGCCGCCAAGGTGGGGGAGGAAGGCAAGCTCTTCGGGACCATCACCGCCAAGGACATCGCCAACCTCCTCGAGGAGGAGATCAACGTGAAGGTGGACCGCAAGAAGGTCCACCTGGATGAACACATAAAGACGGCGGGGTTTCACGAGGCGCGTATCAAGCTGCACCCCCAGGTCGAGGCCATCGTGCACATCAAGGTAATCCCGGGATGA
- the ssb gene encoding single-stranded DNA-binding protein has protein sequence MAGLNSVVLIGNLTRDPELRYTPSGLPVATLRLAVNRNFANQQGVVETDYFNVIVWRSQAEKCAEYLSKGRQVAVTGRLQSRSWEGSDGQKRSTVEIVADRVVFLGSRDRRESDVDDLVEVNLVDDDLSADLEARVEDEVVY, from the coding sequence ATGGCTGGTCTGAACAGTGTGGTCCTGATAGGGAACCTTACCCGCGACCCCGAGCTGAGGTACACCCCCAGCGGACTGCCGGTGGCCACCTTGCGTTTGGCCGTGAACCGCAATTTCGCCAACCAGCAGGGCGTGGTGGAGACCGACTATTTCAACGTCATCGTGTGGCGCAGCCAGGCGGAGAAGTGCGCGGAATACCTCAGCAAGGGCCGCCAGGTGGCGGTGACCGGCCGGCTGCAGAGCCGGAGCTGGGAGGGAAGCGACGGACAGAAGAGGTCCACGGTGGAGATCGTGGCGGACCGCGTCGTCTTCCTGGGGAGCCGCGACCGCAGGGAGAGCGACGTCGACGATCTGGTAGAGGTGAACCTGGTGGACGACGACCTGTCCGCCGACCTGGAGGCTCGCGTCGAGGACGAGGTGGTTTACTAG
- a CDS encoding 30S ribosomal protein S18, translating into MSPNQSKRSGGKEKRSREGYARKPRKKVCYFCSEKIDHIDYKDVPLLKKYLSEKGKIRPRRVTGNCAQHQVRLALAIKSAREMALIPYTSRQGEIK; encoded by the coding sequence ATGAGCCCGAACCAGAGCAAGAGATCCGGGGGCAAGGAAAAACGCTCGCGTGAAGGATACGCCCGCAAGCCCCGCAAGAAGGTATGCTACTTCTGCTCGGAGAAGATCGACCACATCGACTACAAAGACGTTCCGCTCCTCAAGAAGTACCTCTCCGAGAAGGGGAAGATACGGCCGCGGCGCGTGACGGGGAACTGCGCCCAGCACCAGGTACGGTTGGCGCTGGCCATAAAGAGCGCGCGGGAGATGGCGCTCATCCCCTATACTTCCAGGCAGGGCGAGATAAAGTAA
- the dnaB gene encoding replicative DNA helicase, translating into MSNVIQAVDRHDNLPPHSLEAEQSVLGSMLLSHDAVAEVSELLSPEDFYKESHGLIFRAALSLFASGEPVDPVTVAESLRAQGNLEKVGDRSYLLNLVSAVPTPANARYYAEVVSRLATYRRLIAAAGRVAAVGYRAPEELAEALDEAEDAIFSVGMRERRESVRPMKELMEETWEEFEEIADGRVPTGMLTGFSRLDELTQGLHPSDLVIIAARPSMGKTSLALNIVDHVAVKQRVPVAIFSLEMSAKEVTKRMLCSRARVNSQKLKSSFKDDDVWQRLSEAAGELTSASIFIDDNADIGILELRSKVRRLKAQHDIGLVVVDYIQLMGSDRRHENRVQEIAAISRGLKILGRDFNLPVIAVSQLSREPEKHNRPPILSDLRESGAIEQDADLIIFIHRQDQYDRDNDELKGKASINLAKHRNGPTGSFELAFISQYALFKDISRREPDR; encoded by the coding sequence ATGAGCAACGTCATCCAGGCCGTTGACCGCCACGACAACCTCCCTCCGCACAGCCTGGAGGCCGAGCAGTCGGTGCTGGGCTCCATGCTCCTATCGCACGACGCCGTAGCCGAGGTCTCGGAGCTGTTGAGCCCGGAGGACTTCTACAAGGAATCCCACGGGCTCATCTTCCGGGCCGCCCTCTCCCTCTTCGCCTCCGGGGAGCCGGTGGACCCGGTGACGGTGGCGGAATCGCTGCGCGCACAGGGCAACCTGGAGAAGGTGGGTGACCGTTCCTACCTACTCAACCTGGTCTCCGCCGTACCCACGCCGGCCAACGCCCGCTACTATGCCGAGGTGGTCTCCAGGCTGGCCACCTACCGCCGCCTCATCGCCGCTGCGGGCCGCGTGGCCGCGGTCGGCTACCGCGCTCCAGAGGAGCTCGCGGAGGCGCTCGACGAGGCCGAGGACGCCATCTTCAGCGTGGGCATGCGTGAACGCAGGGAGAGCGTCAGGCCGATGAAGGAACTCATGGAGGAGACCTGGGAGGAGTTCGAGGAGATCGCGGACGGCCGGGTTCCCACTGGCATGCTCACCGGGTTCTCCAGGCTGGACGAGCTGACCCAGGGGCTTCATCCCTCCGATCTGGTGATCATCGCCGCCCGGCCCTCCATGGGCAAGACCTCGCTGGCGTTGAACATCGTGGACCACGTGGCCGTGAAGCAGCGGGTGCCGGTGGCCATCTTCAGCCTGGAGATGAGCGCCAAGGAGGTCACCAAGAGGATGCTCTGCTCCCGAGCCCGCGTGAACAGCCAGAAGCTGAAGTCCAGCTTCAAGGACGATGACGTGTGGCAGCGGCTCTCGGAGGCGGCGGGGGAGCTGACCTCGGCCTCTATCTTCATCGATGACAACGCCGACATCGGCATCCTGGAGCTGCGCTCCAAGGTGAGGCGCCTCAAGGCCCAGCACGACATCGGCCTGGTGGTGGTGGACTATATACAGCTCATGGGCTCGGACCGCCGCCACGAGAACCGCGTGCAGGAGATCGCCGCCATCTCCCGCGGGCTCAAGATCCTGGGCCGTGACTTCAACCTCCCGGTGATCGCGGTCTCCCAGCTCTCCCGGGAGCCGGAGAAGCACAACCGCCCTCCCATCCTCTCGGACTTGCGCGAATCCGGGGCTATAGAGCAGGACGCCGATCTCATCATCTTCATCCACCGCCAGGACCAGTACGACCGGGACAACGACGAGCTGAAGGGGAAGGCGAGCATCAACCTGGCCAAGCACCGCAACGGCCCCACCGGCTCCTTCGAGCTCGCCTTCATCTCCCAGTATGCCCTCTTCAAGGACATCAGCCGCCGCGAGCCCGACCGCTGA